A window from Pleuronectes platessa chromosome 6, fPlePla1.1, whole genome shotgun sequence encodes these proteins:
- the kif5aa gene encoding kinesin family member 5Aa, translating to MADVPAECNIKVLCRFRPLNQSEIVRGDLFLPKFQGDDTVSVGGRSYAFDRVFPTNTTQEQVYNTCAKQIVKDVLGGYNGTIFAYGQTASGKTHTMEGKLHDPHQMGIIPRIAEDIFNHIFAMDENLEFHIKVSYFEIYMDKIRDLLDVTKTNLSVHEDKNRVPYVKGCTERFVSSPDEVMDVIDEGKSNRHVAVTNMNEHSSRSHSIFLINIKQEHVETEQKLCGKLYLVDLAGSEKVSKTGAAGAVLDEAKNINKSLSALGNVISALAEGTKSHVPYRDSKMTRILQDSLGGNCRTTMFICCSPSSYNDTETKSTLMFGQRAKTIRNTASINLELTAEQWKKKFEKEKEKNKTMKDAITKLEAELNRWRNGEEVPETEQTTADVVIHTVEERPILDNDTSSIVVRISEEERQKYEEEIRKLYKHLDDKDDEINLQCQFVEKLKQQMMDQDELLASSRGDGDKVQAELGRLQVESDCAKAEVKEVLQALEELAINYDQKSQEVEEKGLQNQLLADQLAQKMASLMELEAELSRMQEVSGQQRKRIADVLNGLMRDLSEFSTIVGNGEIKLPVEISGAIEEEFTVARLYISKIKSEVKSMVKRCRQLEIMQLECHRKMEETGRELSSCQLLISQHEAKIRSLTEYMQSVEHKKRLLEESHDSLSEELAKLQDQDNSLLEGKDAEKGEIEEGNVKKTVRQQGDSHRGIHHQQLTRLRDEINEKQRVIDELNDRNSKMELELAQVRADFERLKSQDNSKSERLEELSFLHERHEQTKQDLRGLEETVARELQTLHNLRKLFVQDLTSRVKKSSEMEPDDSGGSCTQKQKISFLENNLDQLTKVHKQLVRDNADLRCELPKLEKRLRSTAERVKALETALRDAKEGAMMDRRRYQQEVDRIKDAMRAKNASRRPHAAQIAKPVRPKQLPSCSPTNPFYTYIRATEHANTYSNALFQGSATQQSAATATCSPNSVQSNTVSTALGYRAGKYNGDILESFPLNIDNGNNLSETRDINDNRSDVHCGSEVDDTNRHYIVQQETAAS from the exons ATGGCCGACGTCCCAGCGGAGTGCAACATAAAAGTGCTGTGTCGCTTTCGCCCCCTCAACCAGTCGGAGATTGTCCGCGGGGACCTGTTCCTGCCCAAATTCCAGGGCGATGACACCGTCTCCGTCGGG GGGAGGTCCTATGCCTTTGACCGTGTGTTTCCAACCAACACCACCCAGGAGCAGGTGTACAACACCTGCGCTAAGCAGATTGTCAAGG ATGTGCTGGGTGGCTACAATGGCACTATCTTCGCATATGGACAGACCGCCTCCGGAAAGACTCACACCATGGAG GGCAAACTCCATGACCCTCACCAGATGGGTATTATTCCTCGCATCGCTGAGGACATTTTCAACCACATCTTTGCAATGGATGAAAACCTTGAATTCCACATCAAG GTTTCCTACTTTGAAATCTACATGGACAAAATCCGTGACCTGCTGGATG tgacAAAGACCAACCTCTCTGTCCATGAGGATAAGAATAGGGTGCCCTATGTGAAG GGATGCACTGAGCGTTTCGTCTCCAGCCCTGATGAGGTCATGGATGTGATCGACGAGGGCAAAAGCAACCGTCACGTGGCTGTGACCA ACATGAACGAGCACAGCTCCCGCAGCCACAGCATCTTCCTGATCAACATCAAGCAGGAGCATGTGGAGACTGAGCAGAAGCTCTGTGGAAAGCTCTACCTGGTCGATCTGGCTGGCAGTGAGAAG GTGAGTAAGACCGGAGCTGCAGGAGCCGTCCTGGATGAGGCtaaaaacatcaacaagtctctctctgctctgggaAACGTCATCTCTGCATTGGCTGAGGGCACG aAATCTCACGTGCCGTATCGTGACAGCAAAATGACCCGCATCCTGCAGGACTCTCTCGGTGGCAACTGTCGCACCACCATGTTCATCTGCTGCTCTCCCTCCAGCTACAACGACACAGAGACCAAGTCGACTCTGATGTTTGGCCAACG TGCCAAGACCATCAGGAACACCGCCTCCATCAACCTGGAGCTGACGGCGGAGCAGTGGAAGAAGAAGtttgagaaggagaaggagaagaacaagACCATGAAGGATGCCATCACCAAGCTGGAGGCCGAGCTCAACCGCTGGAGGAATG GAGAAGAAGTGCCTGAGACAGAGCAGACTACGGCAGACGTGGTGATCCATACTGTCGAGGAGCGCCCCATTTTGGACAACGACACCTCCTCCATTGTGGTCCGTATTTCCGAGGAGGAGCGTCAGAAGTACGAGGAGGAGATCAGGAAGCTGTACAAGCACCTGGATGACAAG GATGATGAGATCAATCTGCAGTGCCAGTTTGTGGAGAAACTGAAGCAGCAGATGATGGACCAGGATGAG CTCCTGGCCTCATCCCGTGGGGACGGGGACAAGGTCCAGGCTGAGCTTGgcaggctgcaggtggagagtGACTGTGCCAAGgctgaggtgaaggaggtgCTTCAGGCTCTGGAAGAGCTGGCTATCAACTATGACCAGAAGagccaggaggtggaggagaaaggcCTGCAGAACCAGCTGCTGGCCGACCAACTGGCCCAGAAAATG GCCAGTCTGATGGAGCTGGAGGCGGAGCTGTCTCGTATGCAGGAAGTGAGCGGTCAGCAGAGGAAACGCATCGCTGACGTCCTCAACGGCCTGATGAGGGACCTCAGTGAGTTCAGCACCATCGTGGGCAACGGCGAGATCAAGCTG CCGGTGGAGATCAGCGGCGCCATCGAGGAGGAGTTCACGGTGGCTCGCCTCTACATCAGCAAGATCAAGTCGGAGGTGAAGAGCATGGTGAAGCGCTGCCGACAGCTGGAGATCATGCAGCTGGAGTGCCACCGcaagatggaggagacagggagggagctCTCCTCCTGCCAGCTCCTCATCTCTCAG cacgAGGCTAAGATCCGCTCTCTGACGGAGTACATGCAGAGTGTGGAGCACAAGAagaggctgctggaggagagcCACGACTCGCTGAGCGAAGAGCTGGCCAAGCTGCAAGACCAGG ATAACTCCCTGCTCGAGGGGAAGGATGCAGAGAAGGGCGAGATTGAGGAGGGAAATGTGAAG AAGACTGTCCGTCAGCAGGGAGATTCCCACCGCGGCATCCATCACCAGCAGCTGACCCGCCTGCGGGACGAGATCAATGAGAAGCAGAGGGTCATCGATGAGCTCAATGA TCGTAACTCTaagatggagctggagctggctcAGGTTCGCGCGGACTTTGAGCGTCTGAAGAGTCAGGACAACTCCAAGAGCGAGCGCCTGGAGGAGCTCTC ATTCCTGCATGAACGTCATGAGCAGACCAAACAGGACTTGAGGGGTCTGGAGGAGACTGTC GCCCGCGAACTCCAGACCCTCCACAACCTGCGCAAGCTGTTCGTTCAAGACCTCACGTCGCGGGTTAAAAAA AGTTCCGAAATGGAACCTGATGATAGTGGGGGGTCTTGCACCCAGAAGCAGAAGATTTCCTTTCTTGAGAATAACCTGGACCAACTTACAAAGGTTCAcaaacag CTGGTTCGTGACAATGCAGATCTGCGCTGTGAGCTTCCAAAGCTGGAGAAACGGCTTCGGTCTACTGCTGAGAGAGTTAAGGCCCTGGAGACTGCACTGAGGGACGCCAAGGAGGGCGCCATGATGGACCGCCGCCGCTATCAGCAGGAGGTCGACCGCATCAAGGACGCCATGAGAGCCAAGAACGCCAGCCGTCGCCCCCACGCAGCACAGATCG CCAAGCCGGTGAGACCGAAGCAGCTGCCAAGTTGCTCTCCCACAAATCCGTTCTACACCTACATCCGTGCCACTGAACACGCCAACACCTACAGCAATGCCCTCTTCCAAGGAAGCGCGACACAGCAGAGCGCCGCCACCGCCACCTGCAGCCCCAACTCTGTCCAGAGCAACAC AGTTTCCACAGCACTGGGCTACAGAGCAGGCAAATATAATGGAGACATACTGGAGTCCTTCCCACTCAACATTGACAATG GTAACAACCTCAGTGAAACGAGAGACATCAATGACAACAG GAGTGATGTTCACTGTGGCAGCGAGGTGGATGATACAAACAGGCACTACATCGTTCAGCAGGAGACAGCTGCAAGTTAG